A single region of the Triticum dicoccoides isolate Atlit2015 ecotype Zavitan chromosome 2B, WEW_v2.0, whole genome shotgun sequence genome encodes:
- the LOC119362233 gene encoding uncharacterized protein LOC119362233, whose translation MTSAAESITDSLRRSRQLMVQEVGRSANTLSTFDGLPSVLRKAEGEYQGHRSLLMRTRGLLSTMQRQDVLDRIILTTGFLVFSLAVLYVASRRIGLFTLQRKLADAIRSGSVSAGDILGKVQEGPAPTTNAPPNFHDDQHSIFCRPFHVVCLAYFIRCL comes from the exons ATGACCTCCGCTGCAGAAAGTATTACTGACAGCCTCCGTCGGTCTCGGCAGTTGATGGTTCAG GAAGTGGGAAGAAGTGCTAATACCTTGTCAACTTTTG ATGGATTGCCAAGTGTTCTCCGAAAGGCTGAAGGTGAATATCAAGGGCACCGCTCTCTGCTGATGCGCACCCGTGGTTTGCTCTCCACGATGCAACGGCAAGATGTTCTTGATAG GATCATCCTGACTACTGGGTTCCTCGTGTTCTCCTTGGCGGTTCTTTATGTCGCCTCAAGACGGATTGGCCTGTTCACACTGCAGAGGAAGCTGGCCGATGCTATCAGATCAGGCTCAGTATCAGCTGGAGACATCTTGGGTAAAGTGCAGGAAGGACCTGCCCCAACAACAAATGCTCCTCCCAATTTCCAT GATGACCAGCACTCGATCTTCTGTCGCCCGTTCCACGTTGTTTGTTTGGCATATTTCATCCGGTGTTTGTAA